In Mercenaria mercenaria strain notata chromosome 13, MADL_Memer_1, whole genome shotgun sequence, a single window of DNA contains:
- the LOC128547749 gene encoding osmotic avoidance abnormal protein 3-like has protein sequence MSKINMVDLAGSERASQTGATGVRFEESKHINQSLMSLGVVIKNLCALAAGRSDQGPTPYRDSKLTMLLKDAVGGNCKTVMIATISPADQDYEQTLSTLRYANRVKSIRNKVMANVTKTDEFIKELLEEKEALLAKLNDRRKSSIGYSEEG, from the exons ATGTCCAAAATCAACATGGTTGACCTAGCTGGAAG TGAGCGAGCATCGCAAACTGGCGCAACAGGTGTACGTTTCGAAGAGAGTAAACATATCAACCAATCGCTGATGTCGTTAGGAGTTGTCATTAAAA atttgtgtGCGTTGGCAGCTGGGAGGTCTGACCAAGGACCTA CTCCCTACAGAGACTCTAAACTAACTATGCTCTTGAAAGATGCTGTTGGCGGTAACTGCAAAACAGTTATG ATAGCTACAATTAGTCCGGCTGATCAAGACTACGAACAGACTTTATCTACCCTCCGATACGCAAACAGGGTGAAATCCATAAGAAATAAAGTTATGGCCAATGTCACAAAAACAGACGAGTTTATTAAAGAGCTGCTGGAAGAGAAAGAAGCCTTGCTAGCTAAGCTAAATGACAGGAGAAAATCAAGCATTGGATATTCAGAGGAAGGCTAG
- the LOC128547923 gene encoding kinesin-like protein unc-104, with protein MLNVEKAWESKLKETKRTMEEQIAKERKLAKEREEIPHLWNLNIDPALTGKIVYYIKPGCFTSVGNKRAVNPSTIELHGPSIAQEHCMIQNKNTKITIMPLNGQIRVNGMIITGQTTLKHQDRQVCKALLSLS; from the exons atgttAAATGTGGAGAAAGCCTGGGAGTCAAAATTGAAAGAGACAAAAAGAACGATGGAG GAGCAGATAGCTAAAGAGAGAAAGTTGGCGAAAGAGAGAGAAGAGATCCCACACCTCTGGAATCTGAATATAGACCCTGCTCTTACaggaaaaattgtttattatataaaacCAG GATGCTTCACCTCAGTAGGTAACAAAAGAGCAGTGAATCCATCAACAATTGAACTGCATGGACCGAG CATTGCACAGGAACATTGTATGATACAGAACAAGAATACCAAGATAACTATAATGCCGTTGAATGGCCAGATAAGGGTTAACGGCATGATTATCACGGGACAAACAACGCTGAAACATCAGGACAGGCAAGTCTGTAAAGCTTTATTGAGCTTATCTTAG